In one Leptospiraceae bacterium genomic region, the following are encoded:
- a CDS encoding tetratricopeptide repeat protein, producing the protein MNSEIILDYSRFSIEELAEKDYTTAQSFMKEKVEKNLFREISKEAYKEFVENLKEFWLEDLREFKPERGFTLTIRFMSAGLTAASVFRCEVDICGDIATPKVVVCKYDEKENIEIESQNFRMVIKSGESVFPDIQKAQAFENGMALLTMRSAIESKSAITVFSAIKFILDKYGQNERMLEFYAKVFANHTGIVYRDMRDKLYHTPNAHWTSQDSFRGLYAGKTDLKVLDDKTKASPNGTFSERLKKVCLDTGLEYESFLNFLSTFPDCRALLSGVAIHKDLNPNNILLAIGEDSDRNEIISPMLIDFFEMQYKENERGENWLPLLFDFSRFEAQMFLYYFSYLSKSSNSKEVFFQSFKRLIDALNRGRLVKINSADPAVISNEALSYIFTIFFKLRGYVFRDLAELGIEKKLIYQNYLSSLSSFYFSFLKMDKEEAFQDKWNFSLLAADTCRKNIIELTDKLDYDSIYRESKSDRLHIGDSMMALLERKRYHHIALSDNLQKVKDFLHSDKQILYIESSPGMGKSSFLAYICDALNDNIPESELPGNVFCIPVFFDDKDKAKVKERETNRALKTKEEQNIELNFQDIADYFVQILCAAFHKVDKAPEEKSTDRFIRLCHEIYPELEQKKQQVVFLVDALDRNFIELEHYVLTNRLPGRFQYILSSRPQNPRWESFYNEQRQFFRSETYKLAEFSKDDIRALFQEWKVSPELTEEEAALLHEKTGGYPIYVEFIRRLLVAEKGRAAKMRREELKERLHSFSKEGFERELFDYYDELVKSKNKIVKQVLFCLVLAKDYLSAAHLARILYEELEREYHTDIEADLIDVLKDDILPVIREVLEYDENQNFRIFHRSYERYLEEKYQGKGGLRDFRATFFRYLKQYRDYAENEEERVHFLYCKNYLGLHLYEWAQSEKSYQEKFDTIFAEIFSMEEEEYRLWKKPLKAMVYWMMENQPYNETEFMLTFLKSQIPAIFSYRYFLFLTEIIEKKKNKGYDTTWNASLHFLNLELIQALSKSEPNNTQYKRDISVSYDRIADVYVSRGETDKALKHFTESLLIAEQLSNSEPNNSLYKRDISVSYNRLADVYVSRGETDKALKHFTESLLIAEQLSKSEPNNTQYKRDISVSYDRLADVYVSRGETDKALKHFTESLLIAEQLSKSEPNNTQYKRDISIYLNKIADVYVSRGETDKALEYYTESLLIAEQLSNSEPNNTQYKRDISIYLNKIADVYVSRGETDKALEYYTESLLIAEQLSKSEPNNSLYKRDISVSFNNIADIYVSRGETDKALEYYTESLQIAEQLSNSEPNNTQYKRDISVSYDRIADVYVSRGETDKALEYYTESLLIAEQLSNSEPNNTQYKRDIVHSLIKKGNILIFKGDVGKAKSSYEKALSLINVDVIDVSIFFTKLKAEVLQGLVTVSMMDSEEQDSDKIFSYSLEALSLWEKLKEEYGTIDIQVLNGLGKSNFLLAVLSGNLETGEQRKYIHKAIKNLLEVHKIQADNPDVLMMLSNAYSMLGNDYLEKEETEKAREVIEKSINYSRALVEKFPENYNYKQSIIFPLISIAQLEDDESKAIEYLKEAYETIIALEKKGYHIPGIEEMKNWIQSVIEGNEE; encoded by the coding sequence CGAGAATTTAAACCGGAGAGAGGTTTTACACTTACGATTCGCTTTATGTCAGCCGGCCTGACCGCTGCTTCTGTATTTCGCTGCGAGGTCGATATCTGCGGGGACATAGCCACTCCCAAAGTGGTTGTTTGTAAATACGACGAGAAGGAAAATATAGAAATTGAGTCTCAAAACTTTAGAATGGTTATAAAATCAGGAGAGTCGGTCTTTCCGGACATCCAAAAAGCCCAGGCTTTTGAAAATGGGATGGCTCTTTTAACCATGCGTTCTGCTATCGAGAGTAAGAGTGCCATCACGGTTTTCAGTGCTATCAAGTTTATCCTCGATAAATACGGGCAGAACGAAAGAATGCTGGAATTTTATGCCAAAGTATTCGCGAATCATACCGGGATTGTCTACCGGGATATGCGGGATAAACTGTATCATACGCCGAATGCTCACTGGACTTCTCAGGACTCATTTCGCGGGCTTTATGCAGGTAAGACGGACTTAAAGGTTTTAGACGATAAAACAAAAGCCAGTCCGAATGGAACTTTCTCCGAAAGACTGAAAAAAGTCTGTTTAGATACCGGTCTGGAATATGAGAGTTTTCTAAATTTCTTAAGTACTTTTCCCGATTGCAGGGCTTTACTCTCCGGTGTGGCTATCCATAAGGATTTGAATCCTAACAATATCTTACTGGCTATCGGGGAAGATAGCGATAGGAATGAAATCATCAGTCCTATGCTGATTGACTTTTTTGAAATGCAGTATAAAGAGAATGAAAGGGGAGAAAACTGGCTTCCCCTGCTTTTTGATTTTAGCCGCTTTGAAGCCCAGATGTTTTTGTATTATTTCAGCTATTTAAGTAAAAGCTCAAATTCTAAAGAAGTTTTCTTTCAATCCTTTAAAAGGCTGATAGATGCCCTGAACAGGGGCAGGCTCGTAAAAATCAATTCAGCGGATCCGGCTGTTATAAGTAATGAAGCTCTTAGCTATATCTTTACTATCTTTTTCAAGCTTCGAGGCTATGTCTTTCGTGATTTAGCCGAACTGGGAATTGAGAAAAAGCTTATATACCAGAACTACCTATCTTCTCTGTCTTCGTTTTACTTTTCCTTTTTGAAAATGGATAAGGAAGAAGCTTTTCAAGATAAGTGGAATTTCTCCCTTCTGGCTGCGGATACCTGTAGAAAAAACATTATCGAGCTAACCGATAAACTGGACTATGACTCGATTTATCGGGAATCCAAATCGGACAGGCTGCATATCGGTGATTCCATGATGGCTCTTTTAGAAAGGAAACGTTATCACCATATAGCTCTTTCTGATAACTTACAAAAAGTTAAGGATTTCTTACACTCGGATAAGCAAATCCTTTATATCGAATCATCACCGGGAATGGGGAAATCCTCCTTTCTGGCTTATATCTGTGATGCTCTGAACGATAATATCCCGGAAAGTGAATTACCGGGAAACGTGTTTTGCATCCCGGTATTTTTTGATGATAAAGACAAGGCAAAAGTAAAAGAAAGAGAAACCAACAGGGCACTGAAGACAAAAGAAGAACAAAACATCGAGCTTAATTTTCAGGACATAGCCGATTATTTTGTCCAAATCCTCTGTGCTGCGTTTCATAAAGTGGATAAAGCACCGGAAGAAAAAAGCACCGACCGTTTTATCCGGCTCTGCCACGAAATTTATCCTGAGCTGGAACAAAAAAAGCAACAGGTCGTTTTCTTAGTCGATGCTCTCGACAGGAATTTTATAGAACTCGAACACTATGTCCTGACCAACCGTCTGCCGGGGCGGTTTCAGTATATTTTATCGAGTAGACCCCAAAATCCGCGCTGGGAAAGCTTTTATAATGAGCAGAGGCAGTTCTTTCGCTCAGAAACCTATAAGCTGGCAGAGTTTTCCAAAGATGATATTCGGGCTCTCTTTCAGGAATGGAAGGTGAGTCCGGAACTGACAGAAGAGGAAGCCGCATTACTCCATGAAAAAACCGGTGGTTACCCCATTTATGTAGAATTTATCCGCAGGCTTTTAGTAGCTGAAAAAGGCCGGGCAGCCAAGATGAGGCGGGAGGAACTGAAAGAGAGGCTGCATAGCTTTTCCAAAGAAGGTTTTGAAAGGGAATTATTTGATTATTATGATGAGCTGGTAAAATCCAAAAATAAAATTGTAAAACAGGTTCTGTTTTGTCTGGTGCTGGCAAAGGACTATCTTTCGGCTGCACATCTGGCCCGAATTTTATACGAGGAATTGGAAAGAGAGTATCATACGGATATAGAGGCCGACCTGATAGATGTTTTAAAGGACGACATTCTTCCTGTTATCCGGGAAGTCCTCGAATACGATGAAAATCAAAACTTTCGAATCTTTCACCGAAGCTATGAAAGATACCTGGAAGAAAAGTATCAGGGAAAAGGAGGTCTTCGAGATTTCCGGGCAACTTTTTTTCGGTATCTTAAGCAGTACAGAGACTATGCAGAAAACGAGGAGGAGAGAGTTCACTTTCTCTACTGTAAGAATTACCTCGGTTTACACCTCTACGAATGGGCACAATCCGAGAAAAGTTATCAAGAGAAATTCGATACTATTTTTGCCGAAATTTTTTCTATGGAAGAGGAAGAATACAGACTCTGGAAAAAGCCCCTGAAAGCCATGGTTTATTGGATGATGGAGAATCAGCCTTATAATGAAACTGAATTTATGCTGACTTTTTTAAAAAGTCAGATTCCGGCTATCTTTAGTTATCGCTACTTCCTGTTTTTGACTGAGATAATCGAGAAAAAGAAAAACAAGGGCTATGATACAACCTGGAATGCTTCTCTTCATTTCTTAAATTTGGAATTGATACAGGCTTTATCCAAGTCCGAACCCAATAACACTCAGTATAAAAGAGACATTTCGGTTTCTTATGACAGAATTGCTGATGTGTATGTATCGAGGGGAGAGACCGATAAAGCTCTGAAACATTTCACCGAATCTCTACTGATTGCAGAACAATTATCAAACTCCGAACCCAATAACAGTCTGTATAAAAGAGACATTTCGGTTTCTTATAACAGACTTGCTGATGTGTATGTATCGAGGGGAGAGACCGATAAAGCTCTGAAACATTTCACCGAATCTCTACTGATTGCAGAACAATTATCCAAGTCCGAACCCAATAACACTCAGTACAAAAGAGACATTTCGGTTTCTTATGACAGACTTGCTGATGTGTATGTATCGAGGGGAGAGACCGATAAAGCTCTGAAACATTTCACCGAATCTCTACTGATTGCAGAACAATTATCCAAGTCCGAACCCAATAACACTCAGTATAAAAGAGACATTTCGATTTATTTAAATAAGATTGCTGATGTGTATGTATCGAGGGGAGAGACCGATAAAGCTCTGGAGTATTACACCGAATCTCTACTGATTGCAGAACAATTATCAAACTCGGAACCCAATAACACTCAGTATAAAAGAGACATTTCGATTTATTTAAATAAGATTGCTGATGTGTATGTATCGAGGGGAGAGACCGATAAAGCTCTGGAGTATTACACCGAATCTCTACTGATTGCAGAACAATTATCCAAGTCCGAACCCAATAACAGTCTGTATAAAAGAGACATTTCGGTTTCCTTTAATAACATTGCAGATATATATGTATCGAGGGGAGAGACCGATAAAGCTCTGGAGTATTACACCGAATCTCTACAGATTGCAGAACAATTATCAAACTCGGAGCCCAATAACACTCAGTATAAAAGAGACATTTCGGTTTCTTATGACAGAATTGCTGATGTGTATGTATCGAGGGGAGAGACCGATAAAGCTCTGGAGTATTACACCGAATCTCTACTGATTGCAGAACAATTATCAAACTCCGAACCCAATAACACTCAGTATAAAAGAGACATTGTTCATAGTTTAATTAAGAAAGGTAATATCTTGATCTTCAAAGGAGATGTAGGAAAAGCAAAAAGTAGTTATGAAAAAGCTTTATCGCTTATAAATGTGGATGTTATAGATGTATCTATATTTTTTACAAAACTCAAGGCGGAAGTGCTACAGGGTCTTGTTACGGTCTCTATGATGGATTCTGAAGAACAGGATTCTGATAAAATTTTCAGTTATTCTCTGGAAGCCCTTTCCTTATGGGAGAAACTAAAGGAAGAATATGGCACAATCGATATACAAGTGCTAAATGGATTAGGAAAGTCTAATTTTCTCTTAGCTGTATTATCTGGTAATTTAGAAACGGGTGAACAGAGAAAATATATACATAAGGCTATTAAAAATCTTTTGGAAGTTCATAAAATTCAAGCAGATAATCCGGATGTTTTGATGATGCTTTCGAATGCTTATTCTATGCTTGGCAATGATTACTTAGAAAAAGAAGAAACAGAAAAAGCCAGAGAAGTAATTGAAAAATCTATAAATTATAGCCGAGCACTGGTTGAAAAATTTCCCGAAAATTACAACTATAAGCAAAGTATAATTTTTCCTTTAATAAGTATTGCTCAACTGGAAGATGATGAATCAAAAGCAATAGAATATTTAAAAGAAGCTTATGAAACGATTATAGCTTTGGAAAAAAAAGGCTATCATATACCGGGGATAGAAGAAATGAAGAATTGGATTCAATCTGTTATAGAAGGGAATGAAGAATGA
- a CDS encoding AAA family ATPase, protein MIKFPYGIMDFSDIITEAYFYQDRTAFIEKCENTAKTLFCVRPRRMGKTLWLDTLASYYDILKKDRFDDLFGSLYIGKNPTPRRNSYLILRLDFSKIQPGKTVEEIESSFNDYITNITREFLINYKDFLIDYSIDFSSKKANHSLDQLLSSVKLSGHKLYVLIDEYDNFTNELISTNRSKDYSDLVTGDGFLKSFFKVLKAGNIGAIDRTFVTGVTPITLTDLSSAYNIATHITFKEEFNSLLGFTEEEVEAMLERVLEEIDLMAKKEEILSQMRYYYDGYIFHEESEEHIYNPTLTLFYLQALLKERKIPKKFFDKNLDMDINKLEHITKLSSVHDKVFALLENEEKVSISHIVEEFKLKELLTMDEQADNFLWSYLFYHGILTFAGVDAFNIILKIPNIVSRRFYYDRIRAACFPPKLDANQIHKSFFIDLNLSELQTFLEKTVLPYLSNRDYIQANELSMKIMFLSLMMRDDLYIIDSEKEILRGYCDLFYLGRGDTRKKYGLKDILIEFKFIKLSELEVTQKEIKELSYEELENLPLIQAKLKEAKEQLSIYKERLEKRFLNHNPFFKDMSDFEIHPLSIVFIGFDRVVVKPA, encoded by the coding sequence ATGATAAAGTTTCCCTACGGTATCATGGATTTTTCTGACATAATCACAGAAGCTTATTTCTATCAGGACAGGACGGCCTTTATAGAGAAATGCGAAAATACAGCCAAGACTCTCTTCTGTGTTCGACCAAGGCGTATGGGAAAAACTCTCTGGCTCGATACCCTGGCCAGTTATTACGACATTCTCAAAAAAGACCGTTTTGATGACTTGTTCGGAAGTCTTTATATCGGGAAAAACCCAACACCCAGGCGAAACTCTTATCTTATCCTGAGGCTCGATTTTTCGAAGATTCAACCGGGCAAAACAGTAGAAGAAATCGAGAGTAGTTTTAATGATTATATAACAAATATTACTCGTGAGTTTTTGATAAATTATAAAGATTTCCTGATTGATTATTCAATTGATTTCAGTTCCAAAAAGGCAAATCATTCTCTGGATCAACTTTTAAGCTCTGTAAAACTATCCGGTCACAAGTTATATGTTCTAATAGATGAGTATGATAATTTTACCAACGAACTCATCAGCACCAACAGGTCGAAAGACTATTCGGATCTGGTTACAGGGGATGGCTTTCTGAAATCCTTCTTCAAAGTTCTGAAAGCCGGAAACATAGGTGCTATTGATAGAACCTTTGTGACAGGAGTTACGCCCATCACTCTAACTGACCTTTCGAGTGCCTATAATATTGCTACCCACATCACTTTTAAAGAAGAGTTTAATTCCTTATTGGGTTTTACGGAAGAGGAAGTAGAAGCCATGCTCGAAAGGGTCTTAGAAGAAATTGATCTGATGGCTAAAAAAGAAGAAATTCTTTCTCAGATGAGATACTATTATGATGGCTATATTTTTCATGAGGAAAGCGAAGAGCATATTTATAACCCGACCCTGACCTTGTTTTATCTTCAGGCCCTATTAAAAGAACGTAAAATTCCTAAAAAGTTTTTTGATAAGAACCTCGATATGGACATCAATAAGTTGGAGCACATTACAAAGCTAAGTTCCGTGCATGACAAAGTATTTGCTCTTTTAGAAAACGAGGAAAAGGTAAGCATTTCACATATAGTAGAAGAATTTAAACTGAAAGAACTCCTTACTATGGATGAACAGGCGGATAACTTTCTCTGGTCGTATTTGTTTTATCATGGCATCTTAACCTTTGCTGGAGTAGATGCTTTTAATATTATTCTGAAAATTCCTAATATTGTTTCTCGTCGTTTTTATTATGATAGAATTCGTGCAGCCTGTTTTCCTCCGAAGCTGGATGCCAATCAGATTCACAAATCTTTCTTCATAGATCTAAACCTGTCTGAATTACAAACCTTTTTAGAGAAAACGGTATTACCTTACCTATCCAACCGTGACTATATCCAGGCCAATGAACTTTCTATGAAAATAATGTTTCTCTCTCTCATGATGCGGGATGACCTGTATATCATAGACAGCGAAAAGGAAATCTTACGTGGTTATTGTGACCTTTTCTACCTCGGTCGCGGAGATACTCGAAAGAAATATGGTTTAAAAGATATATTAATCGAGTTCAAATTTATTAAACTCTCAGAATTGGAAGTCACACAGAAAGAAATAAAAGAACTTTCTTATGAAGAACTGGAAAACCTTCCTCTAATTCAGGCAAAACTGAAAGAAGCCAAAGAACAGCTATCCATCTACAAAGAACGTTTGGAGAAGAGATTTCTTAACCATAATCCCTTTTTTAAAGATATGAGTGATTTTGAAATTCACCCCTTAAGTATTGTGTTCATTGGTTTTGACAGGGTAGTAGTAAAACCCGCTTGA
- a CDS encoding AAA family ATPase yields MIKFPYGIMDFSDIITEGYFYQDRTAFIEKCENTAKTLFCVRPRRMGKTLWLDTLASYYDILKKDRFEDLFGNLHVGKHPTSRRNSYLILRLDFSKIQPGKTVEEIESSFNDYIYRTIKKFSEDYRDFIESDKLDLYKDSCTGSLDSLCNYVESSGHKLYVLIDEYDNFTNELISTNRSKDYSDLVTGDGFLKSFFKVLKAGNIGAIDRTFVTGVTPITLTDLSSAYNIATHITFKEEFNSLLGFTKEEVEAMLEMVLEEIGLITKKKEILSLMKYYYDGYTFSRRAKEHIYNPTLTMYFLNNLLEEKDIPQQLLDRNLDMDINKLEHITKLSSVHNKVFALLENEEKVSISHIVEEFKLKELLTMDEQADNFLWSYLFYHGILTFGGIDRTRVQLKIPNTVSRHFYYDRIRYSILPKKLDISEMQEKFFLDLNLSELQSFLEKTVLPYLSNRDYIQANELSMKIMFLSLMMRDDLYIIDSEKEILRGYCDLFYLGRGDTRKKYGLKDILIEFKFIKLSELEVTQKEIKELSYEELENLPLIQAKLKEAKEQLSIYKERLEKRFLNHNPFFKDMSDFKIHPLSIVFIGFDRVVVKPA; encoded by the coding sequence ATGATAAAGTTTCCCTACGGTATCATGGATTTTTCTGACATAATCACAGAAGGTTATTTCTATCAGGATAGGACGGCCTTTATAGAGAAATGCGAAAATACAGCCAAGACTCTCTTCTGTGTTCGGCCAAGGCGCATGGGAAAGACTCTCTGGCTCGATACCCTGGCCAGTTATTACGATATTCTCAAAAAAGACCGTTTTGAGGACTTGTTCGGAAATCTTCACGTAGGGAAACATCCAACATCAAGGCGAAACTCTTATCTTATCCTGAGGCTCGATTTTTCGAAGATCCAACCGGGCAAAACAGTAGAAGAAATCGAGAGTAGTTTTAATGATTATATTTACAGAACAATTAAGAAGTTTTCAGAAGATTACAGAGATTTTATTGAATCAGATAAATTAGATCTATATAAAGATAGCTGTACAGGTTCTCTCGATAGTTTATGTAATTACGTCGAATCATCCGGCCACAAGTTATATGTTCTAATAGATGAGTATGATAATTTTACCAACGAACTCATCAGCACCAACAGGTCGAAAGACTATTCGGACTTAGTTACAGGGGATGGCTTTCTAAAATCCTTCTTCAAAGTTCTGAAAGCCGGTAACATAGGTGCCATTGATAGAACCTTTGTGACAGGAGTCACGCCCATCACTCTAACCGATCTTTCGAGTGCCTATAATATCGCTACCCACATCACTTTTAAAGAAGAGTTTAATTCCTTATTGGGTTTTACGAAAGAGGAAGTAGAAGCCATGCTCGAAATGGTCTTAGAAGAAATTGGCCTGATAACCAAGAAAAAAGAAATCTTATCTCTTATGAAATATTATTATGACGGTTATACTTTTAGCAGAAGAGCTAAAGAGCATATTTACAATCCCACCCTGACCATGTATTTTCTGAATAATTTATTGGAGGAAAAAGATATACCACAACAACTTCTGGACAGGAACCTTGATATGGACATCAATAAGTTGGAGCACATTACAAAGCTAAGCTCCGTGCATAACAAGGTATTTGCTCTTTTAGAAAACGAGGAAAAGGTAAGCATTTCACATATAGTAGAAGAATTTAAACTGAAAGAACTCCTTACTATGGACGAACAGGCTGATAACTTTCTCTGGTCGTATTTGTTTTATCATGGCATCTTAACCTTTGGTGGAATAGATAGAACAAGGGTCCAATTAAAAATACCGAATACAGTCTCCAGACATTTCTATTATGATAGAATTCGTTATAGTATCCTTCCGAAGAAACTAGATATATCTGAAATGCAGGAGAAGTTTTTTCTGGATTTAAATCTTTCTGAATTACAATCCTTTTTAGAAAAAACGGTACTGCCTTATTTATCTAACCGTGACTACATTCAGGCCAATGAACTGTCTATGAAAATAATGTTTCTCTCTCTCATGATGCGGGATGACCTGTATATCATAGACAGTGAAAAAGAAATCTTACGTGGTTATTGTGACCTTTTCTACCTCGGTCGCGGAGATACTCGAAAGAAATATGGTTTAAAAGATATATTAATCGAGTTCAAATTTATTAAACTCTCAGAATTGGAAGTCACACAGAAAGAAATAAAAGAACTTTCTTATGAAGAACTGGAAAACCTTCCTCTAATTCAGGCAAAACTGAAAGAAGCCAAAGAACAGCTATCCATCTACAAAGAACGTTTGGAGAAGAGATTTCTTAACCATAATCCCTTTTTCAAAGATATGAGTGATTTTAAAATTCACCCCTTAAGTATTGTGTTCATTGGTTTTGACAGGGTAGTAGTAAAACCCGCTTGA
- a CDS encoding AAA family ATPase: MIKFPYGIMDFSDIITEAYFYQDRTAFIEKCENTAKTLFCVRPRRMGKTLWLDTLASYYDILKKDRFDDLFGSLYIGKNPTPRRNSYLILRLDFSKIQPGKTVEEIESSFNDYITNITREFLINYKDFLIDYSIDFSSKKANHSLDQLLSSVKLSGHKLYVLIDEYDNFTNELISTNRSKDYSDLVTGDGFLKSFFKVLKAGNIGAIDRTFVTGVTPITLTDLSSAYNIATHITFKEEFNSLLGFTEEEVEAMLERVLEEIDLMAKKEEILSQMRYYYDGYIFHEESEEHIYNPTLTLFYLQALLKERKIPKKFFDKNLDMDINKLEHITKLSSVHDKVFALLENEEKVSISHIVEEFKLKELLTMDEQADNFLWSYLFYHGILTFGGIDRTRVQLKIPNTVSRHFYYDRIRYSILPKKLDISEMQEKFFLDLNLSELQSFLEKTVLPYLSNRDYIQANELSMKIMFLSLMMRDDLYIIDSEKEILRGYCDLFYLGRGDTRKKYGLKDILIEFKFIKLSELEVTQKEIKELSYEELENLPLIQTKLKEAREQLSIYKERLEKRFLNHNPFFKDMSDFKIHPLSIVFIGFDRVVVKPA, from the coding sequence ATGATAAAGTTTCCCTACGGTATCATGGATTTTTCTGACATAATTACAGAAGCTTATTTCTATCAGGACAGGACGGCCTTTATAGAGAAATGTGAAAATACAGCCAAGACTCTCTTCTGTGTTCGACCAAGGCGTATGGGAAAGACTCTCTGGCTCGATACCCTGGCCAGTTATTACGACATTCTCAAAAAAGACCGTTTTGATGACTTGTTCGGAAGTCTTTATATCGGGAAAAACCCAACACCCAGGCGAAACTCTTATCTTATCCTGAGGCTCGATTTTTCGAAGATTCAACCGGGCAAAACAGTAGAAGAAATCGAGAGTAGTTTTAATGATTATATAACAAATATTACTCGTGAGTTTTTGATAAATTATAAAGATTTCCTGATTGATTATTCAATTGATTTCAGTTCCAAAAAGGCAAATCATTCTCTGGATCAACTTTTAAGCTCTGTAAAACTATCCGGTCACAAGTTATATGTTCTAATAGATGAGTATGATAATTTTACCAACGAACTCATCAGCACCAACAGGTCGAAAGACTATTCGGATCTGGTTACAGGGGATGGCTTTCTGAAATCCTTCTTCAAAGTTCTGAAAGCCGGTAACATAGGTGCTATTGATAGAACCTTTGTGACAGGAGTTACGCCCATCACTCTAACTGACCTTTCGAGTGCCTATAATATTGCTACCCACATCACTTTTAAAGAAGAGTTTAATTCCTTATTGGGTTTTACGGAAGAGGAAGTAGAAGCCATGCTCGAAAGGGTCTTAGAAGAAATTGATCTGATGGCTAAAAAAGAAGAAATTCTTTCTCAGATGAGATACTATTATGATGGCTATATTTTTCATGAGGAAAGTGAGGAGCATATTTATAACCCGACCCTGACCTTGTTTTATCTTCAGGCCCTATTAAAAGAACGTAAAATTCCTAAAAAGTTTTTTGATAAGAACCTCGATATGGACATCAATAAGTTGGAGCACATTACAAAGCTAAGTTCCGTGCATGACAAAGTATTTGCTCTTTTAGAAAACGAGGAAAAGGTAAGCATTTCACATATAGTAGAAGAATTTAAACTGAAAGAACTCCTTACTATGGATGAACAGGCGGATAACTTTCTCTGGTCGTATTTGTTTTATCATGGCATCTTAACCTTTGGTGGAATAGATAGAACAAGGGTCCAATTAAAAATACCGAATACAGTATCCAGACATTTCTATTATGATAGAATTCGTTATAGCATTTTGCCGAAGAAATTAGATATATCTGAAATGCAGGAGAAGTTTTTTCTGGATTTAAATCTTTCTGAATTACAATCCTTTTTAGAAAAAACGGTACTGCCTTATTTATCTAACCGTGACTACATTCAGGCCAATGAACTGTCTATGAAAATAATGTTTCTCTCTCTCATGATGCGGGATGACCTGTATATCATAGACAGTGAAAAAGAAATCTTACGTGGCTATTGCGACCTTTTCTACCTCGGTCGCGGAGATACTCGAAAGAAATATGGTTTAAAAGATATATTAATCGAGTTCAAATTTATTAAACTCTCAGAATTGGAAGTCACACAGAAAGAAATAAAAGAACTTTCTTATGAAGAACTGGAAAACCTTCCACTAATTCAGACAAAACTGAAAGAAGCCAGAGAACAACTATCCATTTACAAAGAACGTTTGGAGAAGAGATTTCTTAACCATAATCCCTTTTTCAAAGATATGAGTGATTTTAAAATTCACCCCTTAAGTATTGTGTTTATTGGTTTTGACAGGGTAGTAGTAAAACCCGCTTGA